GGGTGGGATAGGACGGACCGCTCAAGAAATGTCGGCGCGCGATTCATGGGGAGTTTGCAGCGCCCTCGACCAACCTCGAAAGTCCGCCGGAAGGTCGGCTTCGCGGCGACCGGCGGATCGATCTCGCCAACCGGCGCTCCTGACTCAGAAAAGCCGTCGGCAGGCCGTCAGAAGTCGTCCGTCAGACTGCGGTAGGCGCGCCAACTGGCGAGACCCAGCCACGGGAATATGACGACGAGGGCGAGGAATCCGGTCGCAGCCGAAAGCAGCAGCAGGGCCGTAATGATCACCGCCCAGAGGAGCAGTGGAAAGAAGTTCGCATTGACGGCGCGGACGCTGGTCGCCACCGCGGCGAACACATTGGAATTCGGGTTGAGAAGCATGGGGGCAGACACCACCACCAGGGAATAGGCGGCGAAGGCGAGGATACCGCCCGTCACCGTTCCGGCCAGCAGCATGGAGCGCCCATCGCTCGATCCGATGGCGAAGGCGATGAGTGAGTCGACGTCGCGGTGAATCTGATACGTCGACAGGCCGTAGACGATCTGCGCCACACGACCCCAGAAGAAGTAGATGAGCACAAGAAGCAGGCTGAGATAGGCCACGTCCTGCCGGAAGGCCGAACGCACGAACAGGATCTGGCCAAGCCTGGGGCGTTCTCCCTGGTCCAATCTCCGGCCGGCCTCATAGGGGCCCATCGCAAGCACAGGCGCAATGATGACGAACCCGGCGGTCAGGGCCATCACCCAGAAGGCTCCGTTCGTGACATAGACGCCGTAGCAGAGCGCAAGA
This genomic stretch from Phenylobacterium sp. LH3H17 harbors:
- a CDS encoding DUF2189 domain-containing protein, whose amino-acid sequence is MDATLGLPAIRTVALTEPFGWLADGWRDLMKAPGPLLFYGLCIAIASLALCYGVYVTNGAFWVMALTAGFVIIAPVLAMGPYEAGRRLDQGERPRLGQILFVRSAFRQDVAYLSLLLVLIYFFWGRVAQIVYGLSTYQIHRDVDSLIAFAIGSSDGRSMLLAGTVTGGILAFAAYSLVVVSAPMLLNPNSNVFAAVATSVRAVNANFFPLLLWAVIITALLLLSAATGFLALVVIFPWLGLASWRAYRSLTDDF